The Haliotis asinina isolate JCU_RB_2024 chromosome 2, JCU_Hal_asi_v2, whole genome shotgun sequence genomic interval attttgtgtttttctatgcaaggctcaaaacttgttgacatcccctcgtataatAAGGAAACCCTCACCCACCAGACGCCATATGCACAAAATCATAATAGTATCGAAGCCAAAAACAAGAACTGActgacaaaacatgacaaaagacGTATTAAAACATTAATCGTAGTTCCAACATCTGCATCATAAAAACTTAACTGTGATCCTTACCCGTCGTAGACACAACGGTCACTTGGGGTTGACCACTAGCAGGAGCGACCACTGCACCGTTGGTTCGCTTGTTACAACCGCAAACACAGCATACGATGCACCCAACAATACCCAAGACGATGACGACTCCTACGACGACTATGATTATGATAATGGTGCTTAATCCTTTACTGTAAATAGAACGGTAGCATCAGGATTTGGGGGCTCTCTTAGATTCCTTGGTTTACCATGACGTTTATTAAACGAATTAAAACATTGTAAAAGATGGTTTACTTTAGAAGCACGAACCTGGACATACGCAATCAAAAGGCCTTTATCGCCTTTATCGCCTTTATCAACATAACGTGGATACAACCAGTTAGGCTTCATTTCCTCATGTAAGAGTCGTAAttataagtgccatacattaacattaacttacgaccattttagcgctaagagagcttcgaaaggCCACGAAAGAGAACGTTTAGAAAGAACAAAAAGAATCCCAATTACAAAACATCCCATGTTGAGGAGTTATTtttataaatatgaataatttGTGCAAGACATGAACATGACGAAAAAGCTTATTTCGGCTGATATTAATTTTTACGGGACGCAGACTTGGACCTATTTGGTATAAGAGTTCAATATGTAAAAACCGTTAGTAGATATGAGTTTAACACTGATGCCAGGTATTCAGAATGAAAGAAAGATTTTCTGGCCAGCAGCACTGACACGTCATTGAAACGGGCTCTGGCGCCACAGCAGTGTCAGCTGATCGTGAGGGACACTCTCCTGGTGTTTGACTGCAGGGTGATGCGTTATGGAGAAATGATTAATGCTTGTCAAACACCTCAATTCAAATTTCCAAATGTTTTCTGGTAAAAATGTGACAGCATGTACAGATGTGCGTCGCGATTCCCTTCTTTCGCCTGTACTACATGTTAGCCTCTTCTCTTAGTTAATAAAGTTGATTtgcctgtgcatgtgtttgtgacatgttttacCGATTTTCCGCATCAGATATCGTCCTATTTTGAGCTGATGGTGTTGTCAGAATCGTACAGTGgcctttgatttaaaaaaaagttaATTCCTGCAATAGTTTTTGTTGCTTTATACGTACGTGtcacataaatatatgtttgagtGGACTGGTTCCACCGTTCCGGAAGTTGAATTACCTGACTGTCCCCGTTATGTTGTCCGCTGTGTGGAGTATGTTTCTGCCGGTACTGCTGCAGCACACGCCCAGTATTGACGACACTGCTGCCGAGCCTGGGCAGCACTTGACAGGACATGTGACCGACCCTGCCCGGTTGTAGCAGGTCACTCCTACCGCACCTGGTGGAGAGGAAGTGACCACAGGCACATATGAACCACACTGAACAACGCGAGTACATCAGAGTACATCTTGTGAATAGCCAGCAGTTATATATCTGACCGTGTATAATTGCCCTTAATCATGTAATGATGCAGTAAAACGACATAGGTTAGGACAAATTTTGCTTAAATGACCCTGATTGTATTGTGTCATATTATCTACTGGCTTTCGATCTCTTATTTTGATCTTCTTCAGTCTTAAAACCTTTAAGCACAGCTGTCAAGCGCTGTAATGTTTATTGAAAGATTAAGAAATGAAGGTAATAATTTCTCAGCCTTTTCCGCCTGAATATGAGGGTTTATATTTTGATCGTAGATGGTTGGTCGTTCTCCCTCAGAGACTAAGCGCCGAAACGTCACATATATACGGGTATTATTACACAGCAATGATTCTGTCAAAGTCAGATGAAGGTGGTGCTTCTGCGTTAGACATGAGGCCAGTTCAATAACAGAATACACTCACCTTGAACAAGAAACGTCACCAGTGACATTAAAGTGTTGTACAGAAACCTCGTTGTATCCTCCATGCCAGCCTTCCACCGTCCTCACTAAGCACCCTGTAGCTTTCCAATAAATCACAAGTGTTGGTTAGATGATGGAGGTTCAACTATATCAAATGCATGTCTGATGTTGATATCCAGAAACAGTGACGAGAAATCAATACCTCTATAAGCAGATCGTGGACGATAAACGGGAACAGATGCTAAATATCAACTTGATATGTGAAACTGGAGCAGCGGTCTGTGGCAACGTGGTTGTCGGGACTGTCTGTTACTACAGATGCCCCCATGTAAATACTAAGCACCACGTTGTGATTACATCTGTGTAGTCAGTAGCCATGCATGTGTTTATGCAAAAACGGATTGATTCCATCATACGATACGTTCACGATAGGAGTTTTTACTGCAGTCTCTAATTGCTATAGCGCATTCCTCATTATGGGGCTATTGATATACCGTGCAGAAACTAATGTTTCAGGCAGGCCTGAATAACTTACCACCAGTTTAGTGACACTAAGAAAACCCTTACTGCTGTCAGCGCTCCTTTTTACTGTCAGAACTTAATAACTAGTAATATAGCCAATCGACTACAAGAAGGAATGCTTATTTAAAACGTCTCACATCTCAAAACAAGTTTACGCGAATGAAATTACACAATCAAAGTCAGTTCTACAGAGAAGTTGATGGAATGCGAGTGTCGGCTGAGCTACTGTCCCTAGCTGATTAGTGTGTTTTGCCTCCTTGATACAACAGAACTACGCCTTGGAACTCACCATTAAGGCCAAGTCCCGATAGACttaagtttcatttcatttagcCATTGAGTCAGGCGGACTACGCCGACGGTGTGTTTCGCTTTCTTTTGATTGGGGCGCTTTCTTTTGATTGGGGCGCTTGGTGGTGAAAAGGATAATGCCTTCGCTAGGACCGGGTTCAATTTTCTACATTTCTGCTATCGTGAAAACACTTGGAAAGGGATGCTAAAACAACTGCGCGATAACGTTCACACTAACTCATGATGCTGTGAAATAGCAGAGACCGTAGCGAGCATCTGTATCCTCACATTGTAGTTGTCACGTTGTCCTTGACGCCCATGCACGACCTCGACGCCCACACACGACCTCTACGTGTGGTGATATCACACATAGATGACATACGAAACACTGAACATGTGTCAGTGTAACATAATTACAGGTGTCAACACACCGGAGCGTCATCTGGTGCACACAAGTAACTAATACATTGATACAGTTGCCATCACTCTCTATGCATCGTCTTGTGCATTTTTGATTTACCAAAAGTTCAATTATATTTTTCCGACTAAGCGTTTTGGAGTAAAGATAAGACATATGGACGAACAAACCCTTATATTTACTTAGGAATACAGTTTCCATGTGCCGTGTCGGTTCTGACGCCTTTAAAAAGCTTTAAACCAGCGATGTGCAGAGACATAACAAGATTATCTGTTGCAGACACACAGACGGATAGATTAGTGAACAGATAGGTGCTATACGTCTTCCTCATCCCAATTGTGTTCTACGAGAGATATTGCTTGTATGAAGTAACATTGACAACATTAACAGAACACAACCATCCTCAGAAACAACATGCAACATACGTCACATGAATGTGCTCCACATTTCACACGTGCACCCTTATCGGTGGAAACCTAATTGTAACCTTTCTTCTGGTACAACTAGCGGGTCCTAACTtcattttatggatgataatgcatgagaattgttaatgatgtttggatcaacaacatcacacacatgGACTGGTTTACAAGGTCACCTAATCTTAATCCCGTTGAACATGCTTGGGACATTATTGGAAGTTTACAATCCCCAAGTTCACTCTGGATGACCACGAGGAGACGTTACAGAGAGAATGACAGAACATTCCACAACAGCAGCTTTAAAGGCTAATTTGGTCAACGCAAAGATGTGCAGAAGCTTGCATTTGTGGTCATGGAGGTCATATGAATTACTGAGCGCTTGACCGACTTGAACCTTAATGTCAACACTTTGCTCCACCAATACATTTGATTATTTGCAAGTTTATTATTGCTCAGTACCATTCCATTAATCTGATGTACATATGTTTCACCCTTCTATTGCATCATTCCGTGATTTGCAATTTCagtgaatgaaaatgtaatgagacTAAGCGTTTGTGTTTTGTCTATTTACACCGATCAGGTACACAGCCAAAGGGCAAACACGGGGATATACTAACGTCTTTCATCATTATTTAGCAAAATAATATGTTATTGTCTGCTTGTGCTGACTGGGACGGATGTCTTTGAGACACCGAGGAACTGTGGAAGCGAAACTTCCATGAGAGACATGAATTGCGATACATTTTAAGATTTTTTATTATATTAGTTAGTTTAGATTTTCTATCCAACATGACGTTCGTTCATGCAACGACTCGTGCgtaatagcaagggaagctatCATTATTAATCCGGATCCTACATGATTGTAGGCTGGTCCTTCAGACGTAATTGTGTTAGCGATAGTTGTATGACACCCCGTACATTAACTAACCCCATCTGGTAGCCAGTGTATTGGCAGCACCGAATCCATTCAGTTCTGTCTAAGGCCTGGGAGAAGGATGTGCGAAACACGCTCCAGGTGGAGATGCTGGTCATTTCAAGGATTATTCAGGATTTCAAAGCACACAATCccttcattttgaaactaataATGTAAAACCTCTTTACTTTCATCTTAAAAggtttacagaaaaatatattagaattaaaacgtatttctttttaaagtaATACCTAACGACCACAAATGAACAACTGAAACATGGGTGATATTAGATTTGTCCTGGGCACTCACACTAACAAATGACATATAAATACGATGGAGATATTGAAACGGAGTTACTACAAATGCATacataaatattcaaatacCGATGGTGCGTTCTTTATTTAATAAGCTTGTTGAATGAGATGACATTTGGCTTCATTTCCCGGGAAACGAGAACGTGTAATCTATGTGTGTAATAAGTCCAGTTATGACATACCTTAGCATTATGTCATACGTATGACTTTAATCGTGCTGGTCATACCGACGTAAATAGTTATGAATCATATCTCTGTTTATCTCCACTTTACTTATTTCATTTCTCTAGCTCCATATGACGTCATCAGTAGAGGGGTGTCATTGCAGTTGATTCCAGCATCGTCGTGAATGTCGTCACCTGACTGTTACTAACAGACATAAAAACTGATCACGCATTGCAAATACATTATATAGAACGTAATAATGGTGCATTTGGATGTTTTGAATTGAACCAGAAGATGTCATGGGCGCAAAGAAACAACACATTCGTACGAGGCAggctgttttatatttgtttgtttgtttacaaactacATAAAAATAATGCACACAACAATGAATTAACCCCATTGTACCATGGCTTTGCGGCGGTCTGTTTGATGTTGCCCATGTTGTAACCTGCTAGTTTGCCGAAACTATGACGTCATCGGAAACCGGGTACAATGTTGACAAATGTATTCAGGCAAAATTCACAAGTTCGCCTGATTGTTTTCAGTTTGGAATTAAAAGTTAAAGATGCAGTTTTGATTCACAATAGATGTTGTGGATTCCGCCGTCTCCCTGACATACGACGCCGCGTTTACAGAGGCAGAGGGATCCGTTTTCATTCGTTTAGGTGGAAGAGGTGGATCCAGATTGTTTTGGATGGCTGATAACACAGACTGTGACGGTCGCTTGTATTTTCTCCCTGTGCCCCGTTATTCGGATTATTATACTACTCCCTCTTGGTACAAACGTGTAGCAGGCGCGCGTTTCCAGGGGTGGTTTGTCAAATAGCCAAGGATGACATATTCTTAACTAAAGTGCTCAGTTTGTTGACGCCAATGACCTGACTGGAAAATCGAAAGAGGCCTCCTGTGAAATGGCCCACTGTTGCCAATCTCGGATAGATACGGTTCATACAAGTGTGGTAAGTCTGCAGTGGGGTGGTGACGCGATACTTTTTGCCTCGACTGCCGGTGTGCCATACCTCAAATGTAATTTTTCGCTGTAGTTCCACGAAATTCGATATATGGTCCCATCTGATCAGTCCCGACTAAAATTTGATTAGCTTGTAGGCTTCGGTGTTCATCACAGGCTCGCAGTCCGAAAAGTTTACAGTTGAAGAAGAAAACTGTGTTTATGAGACTTTGGTTTTATCCCCAAACAATTCTTTATCCCATAAAGCTATTGGGTTCAGCTTTTTTAACAGTCGTGCAGATACCTTTCGCTGTCAGTGTTCGCATCTCGGCACTCAGAACTTGTCGGAAACACTGGCACGCTAGATTTTTCGTGTCCAAAAAGTTAACGTCGATGTTTCCCATTTCCCACACATACGAGGTAGCACACCGGCATCTCAGAGCTAGAGGGTTTGGGGTGGATATTCTGAACCTTCGCATGGATCTACCTTTCACGCTTTCAACACAAACCTGGACATATAGTTGTGATGCTCCAAACTGGCCGAAAACCAGGGTTTTTTCGTGTGTTCTTACTCTCAGCACCAGCTATTATCGTCTTCTGATACGATTTTCACAAATCGTTCACTTTGAGCGGGTGGATTAGTAAAGTCATTAGACCTATTTTCTTCAGAACACGGGTCGAACTGCAGATCAGATAATCCAACATCCAGGTCAAATTGATCGCTTGCACTCACATCGTAAATACTGGGATAAAAGTAGGTCCTCAAACTTTCATTTCAACTCCATAGTTCCCAACTTGGGAAAGTGTAATATCATCAATAACTCCAATCATTTATGAAATTGACAGGCGCAGTGGTATCTCGGGCTACGACCTCGTGCCCTACGCCTCTCAATCAAAGACAGGACAAACTGCGCTGTAACATGACGAACCTCGCGTGTGAAAGTGGGGTATCTTTAACCAGATTGTTTCTGTCCAGAGAGTAAAACTACCATAAAGTTCCAAGTTACTGTGAGTGCTGCTGTGAGTGTTGCTGTGAGAGTTGCTGTGAGTGTTGCTCTGAGGGTGGCTGTGATGGTTGCTGTGagagttgtgagtgagtgttgctGTCATCTTGTCCTGAGAGGGTTTAGCGAAGACGGAGCTCTATATTCTGAAGGCAGAATACCTGCTATGGAATATATAtagatttaaatatttttcacagtAAAATATCATGGCATGAACTTCAAGTTGCTGCGTTCAAGATGACGGCATCATCTGTCATCTCTATAATGGGGCAACTCTGATAGATCAGGTTGTTATGGAAGGAGCCATCACTGATGGGTGTCACATCCTACAATCCCTCATCTCATGTGATATCCTTCCAGACCTTCTCCAACAAAATAACAATATGCCTGGTGCAACGTTAACGTCGATTTGATGTTGCCAAACACCAGACCATAGAATACCTGTTGGATCGAATTGAACATCCCCGACCAGAGAGGCTCATGACCGTCGTGTGGGTGGGACGTGCAAGATGCTGGCTGTTGCAAGATGCTTCAAGCAAGGACTAGAGGGAGGTACGGTGTTCAGGTGTGTCATGCTTGATGCTGATGGTTGATCGATTACTGAGCAGCTCATCCCATGCTCCGAACTGTGGACACGACACTTCCATCTTTGTTTATTAGCGACATACTTGTGACAATACAGATACTGTCCTTGACCTCGATACTTGGGTTAAATTGTACATCACggcggcaatattacagccatacagaaatgaaaacaaagtattCCTGTTACTAGATCTGCCCAAAAGACCAGCAACACGATAACATTCACGGTTTTGTAGCAATCATGATCAAAATAAAACACAGGTATTTACAATTGATTCAGTCTTATCAATGATACATATGCTATATACAGCTTAGAATCTTGGTGGGTGTCGTTTCTTTTGAGCGTCAGGTTAGGTCATAAACGTTTCCAACGTCAGGGCACATGATGATGCACAGTTGGCATTTCACTTGCTTCAGTCATATCTCATTGGGGCATCATAACGCCTCTTGTATGAAAGTACTAACAAGTGTTACAAGCACACTGTCCCATTCCACACGTCTCGATGTTATTTATCTACGAGATGCTCTCAACACATATTGAGACTGACAGTGTTACTACCAGTGTGCACTGTGCATGCTGCTGTAGCGCTCAGTATGCAGGTTGTGGAGCCGGAGTCATTCCAGTGTTGACTGGAGGAACTGAAACACAtattacaaacaaaatatgatattACATTTTAAGATCTCCTCCTGCTTCAGGACATACACCAATACGAGTTAGTGAATTTCAGTCCACATTTAACGGTATCAGTACTAAATGCTACAGGGAAGCAACAATGTCTCTGTGTGTTAGACAGCTGACTTGGTCAAATCATTGAAGTACAGTTCGTCTCCATTGCAGTATGATTTGATGGTGTAGACGAGAAATTGTTTCGGAGGTGGATCTGCCGGTTGCAGTGGCCGATGTCATGACTCTTGGTCTTCCCTTTCTTGGGCGGTATTGGGTCTGCCCTGTTGACTTTAGCGGCATTCATTTGCTGATTGTTGCCTCATTGCACTTGAGTGTTTCTGTTCCTATATTGTATATTTATCCTACAATTAGGACCAATGTCGCACAAATATGTTTTCCCTGTCCAATATGTTCATACAGATGTGTTGTTATTGGAATCATGCTGTGTTTTGGAAAAACTTTTCTGCTTGGTTGAATCAGCGTTTTTGCTTTTACAATTACTTTTAAAGTGAAATCTTTATTTAACCGGTAGTTTATATTACGCGTAACATGTGTTACACTGTTAAAGGTGCTTCATTTCACTTCATGCCAGCTTATAC includes:
- the LOC137273056 gene encoding uncharacterized protein — its product is MEDTTRFLYNTLMSLVTFLVQGAVGVTCYNRAGSVTCPVKCCPGSAAVSSILGVCCSSTGRNILHTADNITGTVSKGLSTIIIIIVVVGVVIVLGIVGCIVCCVCGCNKRTNGAVVAPASGQPQVTVVSTTATANQVNPGQEQGPP